The following proteins are encoded in a genomic region of Ovis canadensis isolate MfBH-ARS-UI-01 breed Bighorn chromosome 12, ARS-UI_OviCan_v2, whole genome shotgun sequence:
- the DFFA gene encoding DNA fragmentation factor subunit alpha isoform X1, whose amino-acid sequence MEVASGPAAPEPGEIRALKQCLLRRNKSREQHGVAASCLKELRNKACDILAIDKSLAPITLVLAEDGTIVDDDDYFLCLPANTKFVVLAGNEKWTHNSDGGTAWITQESFDRDETDSGAGLKWKNVARQLKEDLSSIILLSEEELQMLIDVPCSELAEELGQSHVAVQGLQNTLQQVLDQREEARQSRQLLELYLRALEKEGGILSKQQESRADLGDERDAVDTGIRESSSEVTPASQILLALKEKPAPELSLSSQDLELVAKEDPKALAVALNWDIKKTEAVQQACNQELSLRLQQVQSLRSLRSISARMSSLPGDVENPKRTRRDPM is encoded by the exons ATGGAGGTGGCCAGCGGCCCTGCAGCTCCGGAACCCGGCGAGATCCGGGCTCTAAAGCAGTGTTTGCTGCGCCGCAACAAAAGCCGGGAGCAGCACGGCGTGGCGGCCTCTTGCCTCAAGGAGCTGAGGAACAAGG CTTGTGACATTCTGGCCATTGATAAGTCCCTGGCACCAATAACCCTGGTCCTGGCAGAGGATGGCACCATAGTGGATGATGATGATTACTTCCTGTGTCTTCCTGCCAATACTAAGTTTGTGGTATTGGCTGGGAATGAGAAGTGGACACACAATTCAG ATGGAGGTACTGCTTGGATTACCCAAGAGTCCTTCGACAGAGATGAAACAGACAGCGGAGCAGGGTTGAAGTGGAAAAACGTGGCCAGGCAGCTGAAGGAAGACCTATCCAGCATCATCCTGCTGTCTGAGGAGGAGCTCCAG ATGCTCATTGATGTCCCGTGTTCGGAGCTGGCTGAGGAACTCGGCCAAAGTCATGTGGCAGTCCAGGGGCTCCAGAACACCCTCCAGCAGGTGCTTGACCAGAGAGAGGAAGCCCGTCAGTCCAGGCAGCTCCTGGAACTTTACCTTCGGGCTTTGGAGAAGGAAGGTGGCATCTTGTCAAAGCAGCAAG AGTCCAGAGCTGACCTTGGGGACGAGAGGGATGCTGTTGACACAGGCATTAGAGAGAGCTCCTCCGAAGTTACGCCTGCGAGCCAGATCCTCTTGGCGCTAAAGGAGAAACCTGCCCCAGAGCTGAGTTTGTCTAGTCAGGATCTGGAG TTGGTTGCCAAGGAGGACCCTAAAGCACTGGCTGTTGCTTTGAACTGGGACATAAAGAAGACGGAAGCCGTTCAACAGGCCTGTAATCAGGAACTTAGCCTACGCCTCCAGCAGGTGCAGAGCTTGCGTTCTCTGAGGAGCATTTCAGCAAGGATGAGTTCACTGCCTGGAGACGTGGAGAACCCCAAACGAACCAGACGAGACCCCATGTAG
- the DFFA gene encoding DNA fragmentation factor subunit alpha isoform X2 — translation MEVASGPAAPEPGEIRALKQCLLRRNKSREQHGVAASCLKELRNKACDILAIDKSLAPITLVLAEDGTIVDDDDYFLCLPANTKFVVLAGNEKWTHNSDGGTAWITQESFDRDETDSGAGLKWKNVARQLKEDLSSIILLSEEELQMLIDVPCSELAEELGQSHVAVQGLQNTLQQVLDQREEARQSRQLLELYLRALEKEGGILSKQQESRADLGDERDAVDTGIRESSSEVTPASQILLALKEKPAPELSLSSQDLEPRSMLDLSSLTSDQT, via the exons ATGGAGGTGGCCAGCGGCCCTGCAGCTCCGGAACCCGGCGAGATCCGGGCTCTAAAGCAGTGTTTGCTGCGCCGCAACAAAAGCCGGGAGCAGCACGGCGTGGCGGCCTCTTGCCTCAAGGAGCTGAGGAACAAGG CTTGTGACATTCTGGCCATTGATAAGTCCCTGGCACCAATAACCCTGGTCCTGGCAGAGGATGGCACCATAGTGGATGATGATGATTACTTCCTGTGTCTTCCTGCCAATACTAAGTTTGTGGTATTGGCTGGGAATGAGAAGTGGACACACAATTCAG ATGGAGGTACTGCTTGGATTACCCAAGAGTCCTTCGACAGAGATGAAACAGACAGCGGAGCAGGGTTGAAGTGGAAAAACGTGGCCAGGCAGCTGAAGGAAGACCTATCCAGCATCATCCTGCTGTCTGAGGAGGAGCTCCAG ATGCTCATTGATGTCCCGTGTTCGGAGCTGGCTGAGGAACTCGGCCAAAGTCATGTGGCAGTCCAGGGGCTCCAGAACACCCTCCAGCAGGTGCTTGACCAGAGAGAGGAAGCCCGTCAGTCCAGGCAGCTCCTGGAACTTTACCTTCGGGCTTTGGAGAAGGAAGGTGGCATCTTGTCAAAGCAGCAAG AGTCCAGAGCTGACCTTGGGGACGAGAGGGATGCTGTTGACACAGGCATTAGAGAGAGCTCCTCCGAAGTTACGCCTGCGAGCCAGATCCTCTTGGCGCTAAAGGAGAAACCTGCCCCAGAGCTGAGTTTGTCTAGTCAGGATCTGGAG cCCCgaagcatgttggatcttagctccctgaccagtgatcaaacctga